A single genomic interval of Mucilaginibacter boryungensis harbors:
- a CDS encoding BatA domain-containing protein, whose amino-acid sequence MILTTPIWLFALAAISIPVVIHLWNIRPGKTLKVGSIALFTESSPKSSRSFKLMDLLLLLLRCVLLGLLALILATPFWQKQLTTSKAKGWVLIPEGNYSYVKQHYKADLDFYASKGYEYHVFNPSFAKLDTAAVGKTKSDTISDDHLNYWQLVNQLNNTVSPNTPVALFTPNSLSHFSGEKPATSLSLNWHTYTPADSVDTWLAGAWLKANGDIRVVQGTSTPSGTIYQYNDIKNGGQTGSNYQIGVEHGTPVVSFKNSKIAVDTVTKRIAVYADKNALDANYLKAALDAVAQLSQRKTVIRIYNQPEAIPAGQSWLFWLSEKPIEQAIIEKNSNVFCYQGRQAFSVNSWMSNADSYTIKQGLSKIALYKTTSQSPFADAIWTDGFGNGILKKESGKTNVYRFFSRFNPAWNDLVWSEEFPKWLMQLMNTQSFNTIGHDRRALSADQIKPAYVTGTNKLITTPRTAIDLSHYLWLALMVVFFTERWLAHKNKQVLANG is encoded by the coding sequence TTGATACTTACCACCCCCATATGGCTTTTCGCGCTGGCTGCTATCAGCATCCCGGTGGTGATCCATTTGTGGAATATCAGGCCGGGCAAAACGCTGAAGGTGGGCAGCATTGCGCTGTTTACGGAATCATCGCCAAAAAGCAGCCGCAGTTTTAAGTTGATGGATCTGCTGTTGCTTTTGTTAAGATGTGTTTTGTTGGGATTATTAGCATTAATACTTGCAACACCCTTTTGGCAAAAGCAGCTAACAACAAGCAAAGCCAAAGGCTGGGTATTAATTCCCGAAGGAAATTACAGTTACGTTAAACAGCATTACAAAGCCGACCTGGATTTTTACGCCAGCAAGGGGTATGAGTATCATGTGTTTAATCCGTCGTTTGCTAAACTTGATACCGCAGCTGTCGGTAAAACAAAATCAGATACCATTTCAGACGATCATCTTAACTACTGGCAGTTAGTCAATCAACTTAACAATACCGTATCACCCAATACGCCTGTCGCGCTGTTTACACCGAATAGCCTCAGCCATTTTTCAGGTGAAAAACCAGCTACATCTTTATCTCTTAATTGGCATACTTATACCCCTGCCGATTCAGTTGATACCTGGCTGGCTGGCGCCTGGTTAAAAGCCAATGGCGATATCCGCGTGGTGCAGGGTACTTCAACCCCATCCGGTACTATTTATCAATACAACGATATTAAGAATGGTGGTCAAACAGGTTCAAATTACCAAATTGGGGTTGAGCATGGCACGCCAGTAGTCAGCTTTAAAAATTCTAAAATAGCCGTAGATACCGTCACGAAGCGCATTGCCGTTTATGCAGATAAAAACGCTCTCGACGCTAATTATTTAAAAGCCGCGTTGGATGCCGTCGCGCAGTTATCACAGCGTAAAACTGTTATCAGGATATATAATCAGCCCGAGGCTATTCCCGCCGGGCAAAGCTGGTTGTTTTGGTTATCGGAAAAGCCGATTGAACAAGCCATAATTGAAAAAAACAGCAATGTATTTTGTTACCAGGGGCGCCAGGCGTTCAGCGTTAATTCGTGGATGAGCAATGCGGATAGTTATACCATAAAACAGGGGCTATCAAAAATTGCCTTGTATAAAACCACAAGCCAGTCCCCGTTTGCTGATGCCATATGGACGGATGGGTTCGGCAACGGCATCCTGAAAAAAGAATCTGGTAAAACCAATGTTTACCGTTTCTTCAGTCGCTTTAACCCTGCCTGGAACGATTTGGTATGGAGCGAGGAATTCCCTAAATGGCTAATGCAGTTGATGAATACCCAGTCGTTTAATACAATTGGGCACGATCGTCGCGCGCTAAGCGCTGATCAAATAAAACCCGCATACGTAACAGGCACAAATAAACTGATTACAACGCCCAGAACAGCGATAGACCTGTCACACTATTTATGGTTGGCGTTGATGGTAGTATTTTTCACCGAGCGCTGGCTGGCGCACAAAAACAAACAGGTATTGGCAAATGGCTGA
- a CDS encoding TldD/PmbA family protein, protein MKRRDFIYLSGLGAGAMMLPDLSAFGKSINAQDLLAPIDAKAKKALADVALNAARSAGASYADVRIGRYLSQFVATREQRVQNVSNSESFGVGIRVIANGCWGFAATNDVTKEGMAKTAARAVAVAKANAKIGGKPVELAPQKGYGEVSWKAPIEKNAFEVPIKEKVELLLAANAIATKGGANFVNSAIAMINEQKYFASTDGSYIDQDIHRISPNFQVTRIDPDTREFQSQPSLSSPMGMGYEYLTPLASEKVTGVVTRYKQRYDMLEDIKQATVNAGEKLKARSVEPGKYDLVLDPSHLWLTIHESVGHPTELDRVLGYEANFAGTSFVSLDKLNSKSFKYGSEHVNIHADKLQKGSLGAVGYDDEGVKCGEWEIIKDGVLVNLQAIRDQAKMIGLNQSQGCCYADSWDSVQFQRMPNVSLKPGKNPLSQEDMIKNVEKGIFIVNNGSFSIDQQRYNFQFGGQLFYEIKNGKIVGQINDVAYQANTREFWNSCAAVCDERDYRLGGSFSDGKGQPQQVSAVSHGSATARFNGVNVINTKRRIG, encoded by the coding sequence TTGAAACGCAGAGATTTTATTTACTTATCAGGCCTTGGGGCCGGCGCTATGATGCTGCCGGACCTGTCTGCTTTTGGCAAGTCTATTAATGCCCAGGATTTACTGGCACCTATAGATGCAAAGGCAAAAAAGGCATTAGCCGATGTGGCGCTTAATGCGGCCCGTTCGGCAGGCGCCAGTTACGCCGATGTGCGCATTGGCCGTTACTTATCGCAATTTGTGGCCACCCGCGAACAGCGCGTGCAAAACGTATCCAACAGCGAGTCGTTCGGTGTGGGTATCCGTGTTATTGCCAACGGCTGCTGGGGCTTTGCCGCAACTAATGATGTTACTAAAGAAGGCATGGCCAAAACAGCTGCGCGCGCGGTTGCTGTGGCTAAAGCCAATGCCAAAATTGGCGGTAAACCAGTAGAGCTGGCGCCGCAAAAAGGCTATGGCGAGGTAAGCTGGAAGGCACCGATAGAGAAGAACGCCTTTGAAGTGCCTATCAAAGAAAAAGTAGAATTACTGTTGGCAGCTAATGCCATTGCTACCAAAGGCGGCGCTAACTTTGTTAATTCGGCCATAGCTATGATCAATGAGCAAAAGTACTTTGCTTCAACCGATGGTTCTTACATCGACCAGGATATCCACCGCATATCGCCAAATTTCCAGGTCACCCGGATAGATCCGGATACCCGTGAATTCCAGTCGCAGCCATCGTTAAGTTCGCCAATGGGCATGGGTTATGAATATCTTACCCCGTTAGCTTCTGAAAAAGTGACCGGCGTAGTGACCCGTTACAAACAACGTTACGATATGCTGGAAGATATTAAACAAGCTACAGTTAACGCCGGCGAGAAATTAAAAGCACGTTCGGTTGAACCGGGTAAATATGACCTGGTGTTAGACCCATCGCACCTGTGGTTAACCATTCACGAATCTGTAGGCCATCCTACCGAGCTTGACCGTGTACTGGGTTACGAAGCTAATTTTGCAGGCACCAGCTTTGTATCATTGGATAAACTGAATTCAAAATCGTTTAAATACGGCAGCGAACATGTAAACATCCATGCCGATAAACTGCAAAAGGGCTCGTTAGGCGCGGTTGGTTACGATGATGAAGGCGTAAAATGCGGCGAATGGGAAATTATTAAAGATGGTGTGCTGGTGAACCTGCAGGCCATCCGCGACCAGGCCAAAATGATCGGTCTAAACCAATCGCAAGGCTGCTGTTATGCTGATAGCTGGGATTCGGTACAATTTCAGCGTATGCCTAACGTATCGTTAAAGCCCGGCAAAAACCCGCTTTCGCAGGAAGATATGATCAAAAACGTGGAGAAAGGCATCTTCATTGTCAATAACGGTTCCTTCTCTATAGATCAGCAACGCTACAACTTCCAATTTGGCGGTCAGCTATTCTATGAAATTAAGAACGGAAAAATTGTCGGTCAGATAAACGATGTGGCTTACCAGGCCAATACGCGCGAATTCTGGAATTCATGTGCAGCCGTGTGCGATGAGCGCGATTACCGCTTAGGCGGCTCGTTCTCTGATGGTAAAGGCCAGCCACAACAGGTAAGCGCCGTATCGCATGGTTCGGCTACCGCGCGTTTTAATGGGGTAAATGTTATAAACACTAAAAGAAGGATCGGGTAA
- a CDS encoding TldD/PmbA family protein, giving the protein MYTKEEAQALLKKVLSYSKADECEVGLNFRMGGNIRTAQNAVSTAGETDTTNIFVSSTFGKKTGSASINEFDDASLEKVVRRSEELAQLAPENPEHMPLLGPATFKPSATWNADTAAMTPDTRAELIAQSMKATKEAGLVQAGFLENSSGGAAVMNSKGLFAYNKSSDVTFSVTTRNDAGTISGYAARGFTDIKKLDTYGATKIATMKANASKDAKAIEPGKYTVILEPTAGAYMLENMFRFDARSAEEGRSFLSKKGGTRLGDQLMDEKVTIYSDPFDPDLPSATWDRDGLPLEKTYWIEKGVVKNLSYSRYWAEKKGVKPVPGPSNIIMQGGNTSLEEMIASTERGILVSRLWYIRMVDQQSLLLTGLTRDGTFYIENGKIKYPVKNFRFNESPVIMLNNVEALGKPERAISVESYRSYMIPPMKVRDFTFSSLSDAV; this is encoded by the coding sequence ATGTATACTAAAGAAGAAGCACAGGCTTTATTAAAGAAAGTGCTTAGTTATTCAAAAGCCGACGAATGCGAAGTTGGTTTAAATTTTCGGATGGGCGGTAATATCCGCACGGCGCAAAACGCCGTTTCAACAGCAGGCGAAACCGATACAACTAACATATTTGTAAGTTCAACCTTTGGCAAAAAAACCGGTTCGGCAAGCATTAACGAGTTTGACGATGCATCGCTTGAAAAAGTAGTACGCCGGTCTGAAGAATTGGCGCAATTGGCGCCCGAGAACCCCGAGCACATGCCATTGTTGGGCCCGGCTACATTTAAGCCTTCGGCAACATGGAACGCGGATACCGCAGCGATGACGCCGGATACCCGTGCCGAATTAATAGCCCAAAGCATGAAGGCAACCAAAGAGGCTGGCCTGGTACAGGCGGGTTTCCTGGAAAATTCATCAGGCGGGGCGGCAGTAATGAATTCAAAGGGCTTGTTTGCCTACAATAAATCATCGGATGTTACTTTCTCTGTTACCACCCGTAATGATGCAGGTACCATCTCAGGTTACGCGGCCCGCGGTTTTACCGACATTAAAAAACTGGATACTTACGGCGCTACTAAAATTGCTACTATGAAGGCCAACGCTTCGAAAGATGCCAAAGCCATTGAGCCGGGTAAATACACCGTAATTTTAGAGCCTACCGCCGGCGCCTACATGCTGGAGAATATGTTCCGTTTTGATGCGCGCAGCGCCGAAGAAGGCCGCAGCTTTTTAAGTAAAAAAGGCGGTACCCGTTTAGGCGACCAACTGATGGATGAGAAAGTAACCATTTATTCAGACCCATTCGACCCGGACTTGCCCAGCGCTACCTGGGACAGGGATGGCCTGCCTCTGGAAAAAACTTATTGGATTGAAAAAGGTGTGGTTAAAAACCTTAGCTATTCGCGCTACTGGGCTGAAAAGAAAGGCGTTAAACCGGTACCCGGCCCAAGCAACATTATTATGCAGGGCGGCAATACCAGTCTTGAAGAGATGATTGCCAGCACCGAGCGTGGGATATTAGTATCCCGATTATGGTATATCCGTATGGTCGATCAGCAATCGTTGTTACTGACCGGGCTTACCCGCGATGGTACGTTTTATATCGAGAACGGTAAGATCAAATACCCGGTTAAAAACTTCAGGTTTAACGAAAGCCCGGTTATTATGCTGAACAACGTGGAAGCCCTGGGCAAACCCGAGCGCGCCATCAGCGTAGAAAGCTACCGCAGCTACATGATCCCGCCAATGAAAGTAAGGGACTTTACCTTCAGCTCGCTAAGCGACGCGGTTTAA
- a CDS encoding DUF5990 family protein translates to MNNELQLRIVLQDPPAGVDFGLQKGSGNNFETVQKQRSGTGDLTFTMIIQIKGDKQKDPTPGFVGKFVQGPVSEKFIYLDIGTIAGQLDSEWSRRLKVPLRDISWDMVEQVLSDTSLCLETQVPGKAKDGGPNCATVKPFGEWKVK, encoded by the coding sequence ATGAATAACGAACTACAACTTCGTATCGTACTACAAGACCCACCCGCCGGAGTAGACTTTGGATTGCAAAAAGGTTCGGGCAATAACTTTGAAACCGTACAAAAGCAACGCTCGGGCACAGGCGACCTCACTTTTACCATGATCATACAAATTAAGGGTGACAAGCAGAAGGATCCGACGCCGGGTTTCGTCGGTAAGTTTGTGCAGGGGCCGGTGTCGGAAAAGTTTATCTATCTGGATATTGGTACCATAGCCGGGCAACTGGATTCGGAATGGTCGCGCCGGTTAAAGGTGCCCTTGCGGGACATTAGCTGGGATATGGTTGAACAAGTTTTAAGCGATACAAGTTTATGCCTGGAAACCCAGGTACCCGGCAAGGCAAAGGATGGCGGCCCTAATTGCGCTACGGTGAAGCCGTTTGGTGAATGGAAGGTGAAGTAG
- a CDS encoding VOC family protein, which translates to MTFDNAISWFEIPVTDMERAQKFYEAVFDITMQRMDMPGMKMCFFPLTDPMKGVGGTLCDSGGFHTPSEDKGTLIYLNANPNIQTIVDRIEPAGGKIVVPKTHIAPEYGYMAVFIDTEGNRVALHSVEGVVM; encoded by the coding sequence ATGACTTTTGACAATGCCATCAGCTGGTTCGAGATCCCGGTTACGGATATGGAACGCGCACAAAAATTTTACGAAGCAGTTTTCGATATCACCATGCAGCGGATGGATATGCCCGGCATGAAGATGTGCTTTTTCCCGTTAACCGACCCGATGAAAGGTGTAGGCGGTACCCTTTGCGATTCAGGCGGTTTCCACACACCATCTGAAGATAAGGGCACGTTAATTTATTTGAATGCTAATCCTAATATTCAAACCATAGTTGACAGGATTGAGCCGGCGGGCGGTAAGATCGTAGTCCCAAAAACACATATCGCTCCCGAATATGGCTATATGGCCGTGTTTATTGATACCGAAGGTAACCGCGTGGCCCTGCATTCTGTTGAAGGGGTAGTAATGTAA
- a CDS encoding bifunctional helix-turn-helix domain-containing protein/methylated-DNA--[protein]-cysteine S-methyltransferase, whose translation METQEAINYQRIAEAITYLKDNFKAQPNLDEVAEKVHISPFHFQRMFTDWAGISPKKFLQYLSIDYAKNLLKQNRATLADTAFETGLSGTSRLHDLFMNIEGMTPAEYKNGGQSLSINYSFAETPFGQILIASTHKGICYMAFADDMTAGFELLAAQFPNANYNQMVDTIQQNALYIFTQDWQKLNQVKLHLKGTPFQLKVWEALLRIPMGGLTDYGSLAQSIQAPNASRAVGSAVGSNPVAFLIPCHRVIRSTGDFGQYHWGAVRKTAMIGWEAAHSSH comes from the coding sequence ATGGAAACCCAGGAAGCAATTAACTACCAGCGCATAGCTGAGGCCATTACCTATTTAAAAGACAATTTTAAAGCCCAGCCAAACTTAGATGAAGTAGCCGAAAAAGTACACATCAGCCCGTTCCATTTTCAGCGGATGTTTACCGATTGGGCCGGGATTAGTCCCAAGAAGTTTTTGCAGTATTTAAGCATCGATTATGCCAAGAACCTGCTTAAACAAAACCGTGCAACCTTAGCCGACACCGCTTTTGAAACAGGCCTATCCGGCACAAGCCGCCTGCACGATCTGTTTATGAACATTGAAGGCATGACCCCGGCTGAGTACAAAAACGGCGGGCAATCATTAAGCATCAACTACAGCTTTGCCGAAACACCTTTCGGGCAGATACTTATCGCGTCAACCCATAAAGGCATTTGTTATATGGCTTTCGCAGATGATATGACAGCGGGGTTTGAGCTGCTTGCCGCGCAATTCCCCAACGCTAATTATAACCAGATGGTTGATACTATTCAGCAAAATGCCCTGTACATTTTCACACAGGACTGGCAAAAGTTAAACCAGGTAAAGCTTCACCTGAAGGGCACGCCATTCCAGCTTAAAGTATGGGAAGCACTGCTGCGGATACCCATGGGCGGCCTAACCGATTACGGCTCGCTGGCGCAAAGTATCCAGGCGCCAAATGCCTCGAGGGCGGTGGGCAGCGCGGTGGGGAGCAACCCGGTTGCTTTTTTGATCCCATGTCACCGGGTTATCCGGTCGACGGGTGATTTTGGCCAGTACCATTGGGGCGCAGTCCGCAAGACAGCTATGATAGGCTGGGAGGCGGCGCATAGTAGTCATTAG
- a CDS encoding UbiD family decarboxylase has translation MGYNSLQSCLTDLEKSGHLIRIKQEVDPYLEMAAIHLRVFEHQGPALLFENVKGSKFPAVSNLFGTLDRSRFIFRDTLDKVKTLVDIKTDPMQAIKHPFKYANTALTAFSALPMKVSKNAPINFGKTQISELPQIVNWPMDGGPFVTMPQVYTEDIDKPGVMNANLGMYRIQLAGNEYILNQEIGLHYQLHRGIGVHQTKANAKGQPLKVSIFVGGPPSHPVAAVMPLPEGLSEMTFAGALGNRRFRYFYDNEGFCISADADFVITGTVMPHENKPEGPFGDHLGYYSLTHTFPLLKVHNVYHRKDAIWSFTVVGRPPQEDTSFGALIHEITGSALPQEIPGLHAVNAVDAAGVHPLLFAIGSERYTPYIKERKPQEILTIANHIFGKNQLSLAKYLFIVAKEDDPALNVNDIEGFLTHILERVDLTRDLHFHTRTTIDTLDYSGSGLNSGSKVAITVAGEIKRELWKELPAGFDLPNIFTGFKLAMPGILAIQAPKYTTEQETNTQIETLNDHLKNQDLNGLPLLVLCDDARFTAQNINNLVWVTFTRSNPSHDIHGINSFTEHKHWGCKGPLIIDARIKPHHAPVLEKDPAVEKRVDALGKKGGALEGII, from the coding sequence ATGGGTTACAACAGCTTACAATCCTGCCTCACCGATCTTGAAAAAAGCGGGCACTTAATCCGCATTAAACAGGAAGTTGACCCCTATTTGGAAATGGCGGCCATACATCTGCGCGTATTTGAACACCAGGGCCCGGCCCTGCTTTTTGAAAATGTAAAGGGCAGTAAGTTCCCGGCGGTATCTAATTTATTTGGCACGCTGGACAGGTCACGCTTTATTTTCAGAGATACGCTGGATAAGGTGAAAACATTGGTCGATATTAAAACCGACCCGATGCAGGCTATAAAACATCCGTTTAAATATGCCAATACAGCGCTGACAGCTTTCTCCGCCCTGCCTATGAAAGTTAGCAAGAATGCCCCTATCAACTTCGGCAAAACACAGATCAGCGAGTTACCGCAAATTGTAAACTGGCCTATGGATGGCGGGCCTTTCGTAACCATGCCACAGGTTTATACCGAAGATATTGACAAACCCGGCGTGATGAATGCCAACCTGGGTATGTACCGCATCCAGTTAGCCGGAAACGAATATATACTGAATCAGGAAATTGGTCTGCATTATCAATTGCACCGGGGCATTGGTGTACATCAAACCAAAGCCAACGCAAAAGGCCAGCCATTGAAGGTGAGCATATTTGTAGGCGGGCCGCCATCGCACCCGGTAGCGGCGGTAATGCCCTTGCCCGAAGGGTTATCTGAAATGACCTTCGCGGGAGCTTTGGGTAACCGCCGGTTCAGGTATTTTTATGATAACGAAGGCTTTTGCATATCTGCCGACGCTGACTTTGTGATAACCGGCACCGTGATGCCGCATGAGAACAAACCCGAAGGCCCCTTTGGCGACCATTTGGGATATTACAGCCTAACGCACACTTTCCCGTTATTGAAAGTGCATAATGTGTATCACCGTAAGGATGCGATATGGTCGTTCACTGTGGTTGGTCGTCCACCGCAGGAAGATACCAGTTTTGGCGCGCTGATTCATGAAATAACCGGCTCGGCCCTGCCACAGGAAATTCCGGGCCTGCATGCCGTAAACGCGGTGGACGCGGCTGGCGTACACCCCCTGCTCTTTGCCATTGGCAGCGAGCGTTACACGCCTTATATTAAAGAGCGCAAACCACAGGAGATCCTGACCATCGCCAACCATATTTTTGGGAAGAACCAACTGAGCTTGGCCAAATACTTATTCATCGTTGCTAAAGAAGATGACCCGGCCTTGAATGTAAATGATATTGAAGGCTTTCTAACCCACATATTAGAGCGTGTCGACCTTACCCGCGACCTGCATTTCCACACCCGCACCACTATTGATACGCTTGACTATAGCGGCAGCGGGTTAAATTCTGGCAGTAAGGTTGCCATTACGGTAGCGGGTGAGATTAAGCGCGAGCTTTGGAAAGAACTACCTGCAGGATTTGATCTGCCTAATATCTTCACCGGCTTTAAATTGGCCATGCCGGGTATATTAGCGATACAAGCGCCTAAATATACTACGGAACAGGAAACCAATACACAGATTGAAACCCTTAACGACCATCTGAAAAACCAGGACCTGAACGGGTTACCGCTATTGGTTTTATGCGATGATGCCCGCTTCACAGCCCAAAACATCAACAACCTGGTTTGGGTAACCTTTACCCGCAGTAACCCATCGCACGATATACATGGTATTAACAGCTTTACCGAGCACAAACACTGGGGCTGCAAGGGCCCACTGATCATTGACGCGCGCATTAAACCACACCATGCCCCTGTGCTGGAAAAGGACCCTGCGGTTGAGAAGCGAGTGGATGCATTGGGGAAGAAAGGCGGTGCGTTGGAAGGGATTATTTAA
- the dacB gene encoding D-alanyl-D-alanine carboxypeptidase/D-alanyl-D-alanine endopeptidase has translation MRVKKPLLLSLFIITISASAQDLQQKLQTAYGRLQQDSQCRYASVSLTVLDAKTGEVVFANNADMGLATASTLKTITSSTAFFLLGKDFQYQTKVGYTGTITADGTLNGDIIIKGAGDPTLGSWRYENTKEHSVLSVITSAIQKAGIKRVNGRVIGDESAFGTQSIPEGWIWQDIGSYYGSGTSGLVWRENQFDIKLKTGPVGSQIGITNVVPAMPYYQFKSELINGAAGTGDRAYPSLPVGNTTFYLRGSYAVDKSEKSISVALPDGAYDMAYRIIDTLKRLGLNVSGTAESVNTLNTKNQPVPVIQKPLLTIASPTLSKIVYWLNKKSINLYAEQLIKTLAWQAGKPVTTANGVKVLQDFWKAKGIDPNSLNIVDGSGLSPGDRVTTRTMATILKIDKATDWFPDFYESLPTYNNMKMKSGSINNVLTYAGYQNHNGRELCFSIMVNNYSGSSGVIKQKMFRVLDELK, from the coding sequence ATGAGGGTGAAGAAACCGCTGCTGCTTAGTTTATTTATAATTACCATAAGCGCTTCGGCGCAGGATCTGCAACAAAAACTGCAAACCGCATACGGGCGCTTGCAGCAGGATAGCCAGTGCCGTTATGCATCGGTATCGTTAACCGTGCTGGATGCCAAAACCGGCGAAGTGGTATTTGCCAATAACGCTGATATGGGTCTGGCGACGGCATCTACGCTGAAAACCATCACCTCAAGCACAGCGTTTTTTCTTTTAGGTAAAGATTTTCAATATCAAACCAAGGTTGGTTATACCGGTACTATTACTGCCGACGGTACCCTTAACGGCGATATCATTATTAAAGGTGCCGGTGACCCGACACTGGGCAGCTGGCGTTATGAAAATACTAAAGAACATTCGGTATTAAGTGTCATTACCTCGGCCATTCAAAAGGCCGGAATAAAAAGAGTAAACGGCCGTGTTATCGGTGATGAATCTGCTTTCGGTACGCAATCTATCCCCGAAGGCTGGATATGGCAGGATATCGGCAGCTATTACGGTTCGGGGACATCGGGATTAGTGTGGCGAGAAAACCAGTTCGATATCAAATTAAAAACAGGCCCGGTTGGTAGCCAGATAGGGATTACAAACGTTGTACCCGCCATGCCTTACTATCAATTTAAAAGTGAGCTTATCAATGGTGCCGCCGGGACAGGTGATAGGGCATATCCCTCGCTGCCTGTAGGTAATACCACCTTCTATCTGCGTGGGAGTTATGCCGTTGATAAATCTGAAAAAAGTATTTCTGTAGCCCTGCCGGACGGGGCTTATGATATGGCTTATCGTATAATTGATACCTTGAAACGTTTAGGATTGAATGTTAGCGGCACTGCCGAATCCGTTAATACATTGAACACAAAAAACCAGCCGGTGCCGGTGATACAAAAACCACTGCTCACCATTGCTTCGCCTACATTGAGCAAGATAGTTTACTGGCTGAATAAGAAAAGCATTAACCTGTATGCCGAGCAGTTGATTAAAACACTGGCCTGGCAAGCAGGTAAGCCGGTAACTACTGCCAATGGCGTTAAGGTTTTGCAGGATTTTTGGAAGGCCAAAGGTATTGACCCCAACTCGCTTAATATCGTCGACGGCAGCGGCCTCTCTCCCGGCGACAGGGTAACCACCCGGACTATGGCCACCATTCTAAAAATTGACAAGGCCACCGATTGGTTCCCCGATTTTTATGAAAGCTTGCCTACTTATAATAACATGAAAATGAAAAGCGGCAGCATCAACAACGTACTTACTTACGCCGGTTATCAAAACCATAATGGTCGTGAACTATGCTTTTCTATTATGGTGAATAATTACAGCGGGTCATCAGGTGTAATTAAGCAGAAAATGTTTCGGGTGCTGGATGAATTGAAGTAG